A DNA window from Brassica napus cultivar Da-Ae chromosome C1, Da-Ae, whole genome shotgun sequence contains the following coding sequences:
- the LOC125580102 gene encoding golgin subfamily A member 6-like protein 22, producing the protein MTFWVSATGIPTHFWLEPIFKALGKGLGLVGKVEEKAVKFELELDSERPLKFKLRAQLPLGEIVPVTLEYSNLHRWCHHCRLISHEIDTCPQLTDKQREQLAKEKDLSRDQVPFPRMEVNRNGENSRRATAPVTKAPLPQERRQGDHPQRDNRDSVWKRIDSRYAPREDYRRDHRLAPREQEKLPHQKETYNKRRYDESFASSKKREEERKESSKHLPSRRNSEEDQLPTASHAKQPARSLALPQPVTDKSLKERISTNLSPKHVRERPFKLNLRSKSIEDQKLKGKVADSENVSDEGSSAKKSLKFDEERPRSSSNLQVGPLKFQPSKEKEKSWYEQTLDEEEESVDRETVKQPALHAEETRENVEETRENVEDPDAEKILEEEDWMVDEANYDDDDLLEEDDLMEEDDLLTEDLEQVEAVIAPAQEESKQINTAPSESEIGKKLSARPSPLAPFDQTTESRPALTPSSKSRPSPAKKKRSSPSPIATGVSLRQRNLMGRASGKARVSRIGPNLQQCPLSK; encoded by the coding sequence TCTGGCTTGAGCCAATCTTCAAGGCCCTTGGGAAGGGACTCGGGCTAGTTGGAAAAGTGGAAGAAAAGGCGGTAAAATTTGAATTGGAGCTGGATTCAGAGCGTCCCTTAAAATTCAAGCTCCGTGCGCAACTACCTTTGGGTGAGATCGTCCCTGTAACTCTCGAATACTCAAACCTCCATCGTTGGTGCCACCACTGTCGTCTCATATCCCATGAAATCGATACTTGCCCTCAACTAACTGATAAACAAAGAGAACAGTTAGCAAAAGAGAAAGACCTATCAAGAGACCAAGTCCCCTTTCCTAGAATGGAAGTCAACAGAAATGGAGAGAATTCAAGGAGAGCAACCGCACCTGTCACAAAGGCTCCATTGCCACAGGAAAGGCGACAGGGAGATCATCCTCAACGAGACAACAGGGACAGCGTTTGGAAACGCATTGACTCCCGTTATGCTCCTAGAGAAGACTACCGCCGAGACCACCGCCTAGCTCCTCGTGAACAAGAGAAACTGCCACACCAAAAAGAAACTTACAACAAGAGAAGATATGATGAATCTTTTGCTTCAAGTAAAAAAAGGGAAGAGGAAAGGAAAGAATCGAGCAAGCACCTACCCTCAAGAAGAAACTCGGAGGAAGATCAACTCCCTACAGCATCTCATGCGAAACAACCTGCTCGCTCCCTTGCCCTGCCTCAGCCAGTGACTGACAAATCCTTAAAGGAGAGAATCAGTACAAACTTGTCTCCTAAACACGTTCGGGAACGGCCTTTTAAGCTTAATCTACGATCAAAATCTATTGAGGATCAAAAGCTGAAAGGAAAAGTGGCTGATTCGGAGAATGTATCTGATGAGGGAAGCTCTGCAAAGAAGAGTTTAAAATTTGATGAAGAAAGGCCTCGGTCTTCAAGTAATCTGCAAGTCGGTCCACTGAAGTTCCAACCttcaaaggaaaaagaaaagagttggTATGAACAGACTCTAGATGAGGAGGAAGAGTCGGTGGATCGGGAGACTGTTAAACAACCTGCCTTGCATGCAGAGGAGACGAGGGAGAATGTAGAGGAGACGAGGGAGAATGTAGAGGACCCTGATGCAGAAAAAATCCTAGAGGAAGAAGACTGGATGGTGGATGAGGCTAACTACGATGACGATGACCTGTTAGAGGAAGACGATCTGATGGAGGAAGACGACTTATTGACGGAGGATCTGGAACAAGTAGAGGCTGTGATCGCGCCGGCTCAAGAGGAATCGAAGCAGATAAACACGGCTCCTTCTGAGTCAGAGATAGGCAAGAAACTCTCTGCGAGACCAAGTCCTCTGGCCCCGTTTGATCAAACAACTGAATCTCGTCCTGCTCTAACCCCATCTTCAAAATCGCGTCCATCGCCGGCAAAGAAGAAACGGAGCTCCCCAAGCCCAATTGCAACCGGTGTCTCTCTGAGACAGAGGAACCTAATGGGTCGGGCTTCTGGAAAGGCAAGAGTTTCTAGGATTGGGCCGAATCTGCAGCAATGCCCCCTCTCCAAGTGA